ACAGCCCGCGCGGCTTCAGCAGCCGGTTCACCGCCTGGAAATAGGAGGGGTGATTGCGGATGCCGACATGCTCGAACATGCCGATCGAGGAGATCTTGTCGAACTCGCCCTGCATCTGGGTGAAGTCCTTGAGGTGAAGCGTGACCCGGCCCTGCAGGCCGAGCCGCTCCACCTTCTCGCGCGCCAGGGCGAGTTGCTCCTCCGCCAGCGTTACGCCATGGGCCTCGACGCCGTAATGCTGCGCGGCGTGGCAGACCAGTGCGCCCCAGCCGCAGCCGATATCGAGCAGGCGGTCACCCGGTTTCAGGCGCAGCTTGCGGCAGATCATGTCGAGCTTGTCACGCTGCGCGCACTCGAGGTCGCCGTGATCCTCGGTGAAATAGGCGCAGGTGTAGACCATCTCGGCATCGAGAAAGAGCCGGTAGAAAGCGTTCGAAACGTCGTAGTGGTAGGCGATGTTGGCCTTGTTGGTCGCCGGTGCGCCGTCGCGGGCGATCTCGTCGCCTCTCCGGTGATCGACGGCGTTTGGTGCCGTACCCGGAGCGAAGAGGAAGCGGCGGACCACATCGAACACGGCCCGCTTCGGAATGGTGCGCGCCAGCCGGCCGACCTTGCCTTCGGGGCGTGCGGTCGCCAGATCGAAGACCGAACCGTTCACCAGCGCGATGCGGTCGGTCACGTGCAGGTTCAGCAGCGTGTCGAGCTTCGGCTTGCGGATGAGGGCCGCGATGGCGCCGGGATCGCGGATCGCGATGGCGAGCCCGTCCTGCGGCCAGGATGC
This portion of the Bosea sp. OAE506 genome encodes:
- a CDS encoding class I SAM-dependent methyltransferase, producing the protein MDTEQKRLAALRNLLAQAHEKLGLKLGFRLWDESLVPASWPQDGLAIAIRDPGAIAALIRKPKLDTLLNLHVTDRIALVNGSVFDLATARPEGKVGRLARTIPKRAVFDVVRRFLFAPGTAPNAVDHRRGDEIARDGAPATNKANIAYHYDVSNAFYRLFLDAEMVYTCAYFTEDHGDLECAQRDKLDMICRKLRLKPGDRLLDIGCGWGALVCHAAQHYGVEAHGVTLAEEQLALAREKVERLGLQGRVTLHLKDFTQMQGEFDKISSIGMFEHVGIRNHPSYFQAVNRLLKPRGLYLHHSISRRAKKTDKAFNKMPAEYRALVRYIFPGGELDHLGMSIANLERYGFEVHDVEGWREHYQRTTRLWWERLEANRVQAEAEIGPERTRMWLLYLAGCSLAFERGGALVNQTLASKRRKGASGLPLTRADLYR